ACCTGCCGCCACGATCTTGTCTCCGACTTCTCCGTTCCCTATGCTGGCCATGTCGCTGGTCCCGATTCCATATTGCTTCGGCTTTCCCAAAGCCCTGCACCTCTTCATACTGATGCATTCCGGGTAACGGAGTTTCAATCTCCCATGACCGAATCCAGCCTCGAGGAGACGGCAGAGAAGATCTTCGGGGCCCAGGACCCGGCCGCAGTCGCCCAATGGGTCGATTACTGGAATCGGGGACGCGAGCGCAATCTCGACCTGCTCCGCTCATTCGAGGAGGTGTTCCTTCTGGACCTGGGCAAACAGCGGGTCCTGGATGCCGGCTGCGGCGTCGGGAGCATGGGGGAAGTCCTCCGGGAGCGTTGCGGCCACTACGTCGGCGTCGACGTGAATCGTCACGTCCTCCGATTTTCGATTCCCGCGGCCCGGAGATCGTACGTTCAGGCCAGCGGCCTGTCGCTCCCATTCGCGAGGCGGTCCTTCGATTGCATCTTCGCGTTCGACGTTCTGGAGCATCTGCCGGGTGGACTCCCGAACCAGATTCGTTTTCTGAAGGAGCTGCGCCGCGTGCTCAAGCCCATGGGCACGATTCTTTTCACGACTCCCAACTCCTGGTATCCCTACGACGCCCATTCCCGCAGCTACTTCGCGCACTATCTTCCGGTGCGGCTGGCCGACTGGATCCATCGGCGCCGCCGTCCGTCGTTCCTGAAGGAGCACGGTTCGACCGCCAACATTCCCCTGCTCACCCCTCGCCGTCTCCGGGAGTGCATCGAGGACAGCGGTCTCGCCCTCCTGCACGAGTTGCCCTGCTGCCTGGATCGTGACCAGTTGTCCCACCTCTCGCCCCTGAAATCCATTCCCGCCTATCTGGGTCTGGGTTGGTACCCCCATGCCGAGTTCTGGGGCATCCTCTGCCGTCCCGACGCCCGCTCCGGGCTGCGTCTCAAGCTCAAGACCCGGCTGGTTCAGTTGGACGGGGACTCGTCCCAGGTCGTGTGGCAGGACTTCGAGTCCCACATCGACTTTACGCGAAAATCCTTTTCCCACCAGCTCGACCGGGGCTGGTACGGCCACGAGCCAGGTCCCCCTGGTTATCGGTGGATTGCACAGGAAGCCGTCTGCTATCTCCAGCTCGGAGGGCCCGTCTCGCGCCTCCGGATTCAAGGCTTCAGCCCACAGGGGAATCGGATCCGATTCTGGGTCGACGAGATCTGCGTGGGCGAACATTCCATGAACCCGAAAAGCAGCTTCGATCTCACTTTTTTCCTTCCTTTACAGCCACCTGAGGACAGGATGGTCAAGGTTCTTCTTAACTGTGGCCGGACCTATCGGCTGGAACAGTCGGACGACCGGAGGGAACTGGGAGCCGTCGTCTCATCCTTAGAGCTGCTGCCATGATCGTCAAGTCCCTCGTGTGGCTGGGCCTGTTGCCCTTGCAGTTGGGATTGGCTCTGCTTCTGATCCTCACGGATCTCGCGCGCCATCTCGGGCTGAGATCGGCCCGGCGCCCGGGGCAGGCGGACTCGCCGCCGGACCTCGGGCTCTGTTCCATCATCGTGCTCAACCACGACGGTAAGGC
The genomic region above belongs to Acidobacteriota bacterium and contains:
- a CDS encoding class I SAM-dependent methyltransferase, whose protein sequence is MTESSLEETAEKIFGAQDPAAVAQWVDYWNRGRERNLDLLRSFEEVFLLDLGKQRVLDAGCGVGSMGEVLRERCGHYVGVDVNRHVLRFSIPAARRSYVQASGLSLPFARRSFDCIFAFDVLEHLPGGLPNQIRFLKELRRVLKPMGTILFTTPNSWYPYDAHSRSYFAHYLPVRLADWIHRRRRPSFLKEHGSTANIPLLTPRRLRECIEDSGLALLHELPCCLDRDQLSHLSPLKSIPAYLGLGWYPHAEFWGILCRPDARSGLRLKLKTRLVQLDGDSSQVVWQDFESHIDFTRKSFSHQLDRGWYGHEPGPPGYRWIAQEAVCYLQLGGPVSRLRIQGFSPQGNRIRFWVDEICVGEHSMNPKSSFDLTFFLPLQPPEDRMVKVLLNCGRTYRLEQSDDRRELGAVVSSLELLP